One window of the Clostridium sp. MB40-C1 genome contains the following:
- a CDS encoding 2'-5' RNA ligase family protein, translating into MIYYLVGLLDKRSYKAVEKIQKYLSDKFDLYTDLPVLHVTLEVITDPDMNNLLPVLDNILRKYNKFSINIDGAICFNPPYKSVNLKVEKNNYIMNLILDINSTLKSNKFSVRENIDDWDLHISLANPYFAKRDWSEEDFSNACIIAHENNFQKTGQITKIQLWKPVNNKDSMVVQSFDLYPNF; encoded by the coding sequence ATGATATATTACTTAGTTGGATTATTAGATAAACGATCTTATAAAGCTGTAGAGAAAATTCAAAAGTACCTTTCGGATAAATTTGACTTATATACTGATTTGCCTGTTCTTCATGTAACTTTAGAAGTTATTACAGACCCAGATATGAACAATCTTTTACCAGTTCTAGACAACATACTAAGAAAATACAATAAATTTTCTATTAATATTGATGGCGCTATTTGTTTCAATCCTCCATATAAGTCTGTAAATTTAAAGGTTGAAAAAAATAATTATATAATGAATCTTATACTTGATATAAATTCTACTTTAAAATCTAATAAATTTAGTGTACGTGAAAATATAGATGATTGGGATTTGCATATCTCCCTAGCTAATCCTTACTTTGCTAAAAGAGATTGGTCAGAAGAGGATTTTTCTAATGCTTGTATTATTGCCCATGAAAATAACTTTCAAAAAACTGGACAAATAACAAAAATTCAACTATGGAAACCTGTTAATAATAAAGATTCCATGGTTGTTCAAAGCTTTGATCTTTATCCTAATTTTTAA
- a CDS encoding CCA tRNA nucleotidyltransferase produces MDLINKLSKEQQYIVNLIVGICQRKKVEAYIVGGAVRDILLSSEINDIDICITEDPINIINELSSIKEYRYHKEFQTSNIKFNNNVEIDLIRCRKESYSYNGALPNIIPSNLQEDLFRRDFTVNAIAYNILSEKVIDPYKGIDDIKLKKIKKIHKGSYTEDPTRIFRAIRYSVRYNFEIYDKEEVKLAINNRMIFNISNDRIIREIFLMCSEENWIENITLCNYCNIFSIDCSLLGKKNNFFDYNNIDDRILNLFSALRDEKFVDIFINNSILKKQLIKAFKNYVNSRPTIYNKLSTTLDNYEIYKLIKNFTLNEIKLLSLEKKFKYKAINYLNNFMGIKLLITGKDVSDLGVNNGKLIGSVMQILIKLRMNTLIPIEKEYLMRNLGEILNDIEYKN; encoded by the coding sequence ATGGATTTGATTAATAAGCTAAGTAAAGAACAACAATACATAGTAAATTTAATTGTAGGTATATGTCAAAGAAAGAAAGTGGAAGCTTATATAGTAGGTGGAGCAGTTAGAGATATACTTTTGTCTAGTGAAATTAATGATATAGATATTTGTATAACAGAAGATCCTATTAATATAATAAATGAACTATCTAGCATAAAAGAATATAGATACCATAAAGAATTTCAGACCAGCAATATAAAATTTAATAATAATGTAGAAATAGATCTTATAAGATGTAGAAAGGAATCGTATAGTTATAATGGTGCTCTTCCAAACATCATACCATCTAATTTACAAGAGGATCTTTTCAGAAGAGATTTCACTGTAAATGCTATAGCATATAATATTTTAAGTGAAAAAGTCATTGATCCGTATAAAGGCATAGATGATATTAAACTTAAAAAGATTAAAAAAATACATAAAGGTAGCTATACAGAAGATCCTACTAGAATATTTAGAGCTATAAGATATTCAGTAAGGTATAATTTTGAAATTTATGATAAAGAAGAAGTTAAATTAGCCATAAATAATAGAATGATTTTTAATATTAGTAACGATAGAATTATAAGAGAAATATTTTTAATGTGTTCAGAAGAAAATTGGATAGAAAATATAACATTATGTAACTATTGTAATATATTTAGTATAGACTGTAGCTTACTTGGTAAAAAGAATAATTTCTTTGATTATAATAATATAGATGATAGAATTTTAAATTTATTTTCAGCTTTAAGGGATGAAAAATTTGTAGATATTTTTATTAATAACTCTATTTTAAAAAAGCAATTAATCAAAGCCTTTAAAAATTATGTTAATTCAAGACCTACTATTTATAATAAATTATCTACTACATTAGATAACTATGAAATATATAAATTAATTAAAAATTTCACTTTAAACGAAATAAAGCTATTAAGTTTAGAAAAGAAATTCAAATATAAAGCAATAAATTACTTAAACAATTTCATGGGAATAAAGCTTCTTATAACTGGAAAAGATGTAAGTGATTTAGGAGTAAACAATGGGAAACTTATAGGATCGGTAATGCAAATTTTAATAAAATTAAGAATGAATACGTTAATTCCCATAGAAAAAGAGTATCTTATGAGAAATTTAGGAGAGATTTTAAATGACATTGAATATAAAAATTGA
- a CDS encoding FAD-dependent oxidoreductase, with protein sequence MKVIIIGGGWSGCAAAITAKKAGAQVSIYEKTDMLLGLGNVGGIMRNNGRFTASEELIALGAGDLIHLTDKNSRHKNIDFPGHKHAWLYDVNKIEPEVRNYLKNLGVELNFTKRIVDVEKEGTKIKGIYLCDGSYIDGDVFIETTGSTGPMGNCLRYGNGCSMCVLRCPAFGPRVSISARAGIEDLQGERDVDVFGAFSGSCKLCKESLDKGIIKELEETGVYIAKIPPEDINLDKLKVKVCQQYALKEFAENLILLDTGHVKLMTTYYPLDKLRKIKGFESAKYIDPYAGGKGNSIRYLSVAPRTDDMKVKGIDNLFCAGEKAGLFVGHTEAICTGSLAGHNAVRYFLGMPMLILPRSIAIGDIIAYANYKMMTKEGRRNRYTFAGAEYFTRMKEQSLYTIDIEEIKSRIDRLNLTGILGEGLV encoded by the coding sequence ATGAAGGTTATAATAATAGGTGGTGGATGGTCTGGATGTGCAGCAGCAATTACAGCTAAAAAAGCTGGCGCTCAAGTAAGTATTTATGAAAAAACAGATATGTTACTAGGATTAGGTAATGTCGGCGGGATTATGAGGAACAACGGAAGATTTACAGCATCAGAAGAGCTGATTGCTCTAGGAGCAGGAGACTTAATACATTTAACAGATAAAAATAGTAGACATAAAAATATTGATTTCCCCGGTCACAAACATGCATGGCTTTATGATGTAAATAAAATTGAGCCTGAAGTTAGAAACTACTTAAAAAACTTAGGTGTAGAGTTAAATTTTACAAAACGAATAGTTGATGTAGAAAAAGAAGGTACAAAGATAAAAGGTATATATTTGTGTGATGGTTCTTATATAGATGGAGATGTATTTATCGAAACAACTGGTTCTACTGGGCCTATGGGAAATTGTTTGCGTTACGGTAACGGATGTTCTATGTGTGTATTAAGATGTCCAGCTTTTGGCCCAAGAGTTAGTATTAGCGCTAGAGCAGGTATTGAAGATCTTCAAGGCGAAAGAGACGTTGATGTATTTGGAGCTTTTAGTGGTTCATGTAAGCTTTGTAAAGAAAGTTTAGATAAGGGTATAATAAAAGAACTAGAAGAAACAGGTGTATATATAGCTAAGATACCTCCGGAAGATATAAATCTTGATAAACTTAAAGTTAAGGTATGTCAGCAGTATGCCTTAAAAGAATTTGCTGAGAATTTGATATTGTTAGATACAGGTCACGTAAAACTTATGACCACCTATTATCCTTTAGATAAATTAAGAAAAATTAAGGGTTTTGAGTCTGCAAAATATATTGATCCTTATGCAGGTGGAAAAGGAAACTCTATAAGATATCTTTCAGTAGCTCCAAGAACAGATGACATGAAAGTAAAAGGAATAGATAATTTATTTTGTGCTGGAGAAAAAGCAGGACTATTCGTTGGTCATACAGAAGCAATATGCACAGGTTCTCTTGCTGGTCATAATGCAGTTAGATATTTTTTAGGTATGCCAATGCTTATTCTTCCAAGAAGTATCGCTATAGGAGATATAATTGCTTATGCTAACTATAAGATGATGACAAAAGAAGGCAGACGAAATAGATATACATTTGCAGGTGCAGAATATTTTACCCGAATGAAAGAACAAAGCTTATATACAATTGATATAGAAGAAATTAAATCAAGAATAGATAGATTAAATTTAACTGGAATATTAGGAGAAGGACTAGTATAA
- the recQ gene encoding DNA helicase RecQ — protein sequence MQAEEILKRYYGYSEFRKGQKEIIDSILEGRRDTFAIMPTGGGKSLCYQIPAVMMKGLTIVISPLISLMKDQVDSLNSLGISAGVINSSQSINEVKDTIHKAAFGKLKLLYVAPERLEVESFYRLFETLNVSQIAVDEAHCASQWGHDFRGSYRSIAPFIKRFNPRPVISAFTATATTDVREDVINLLTLNKPNVFVTGFDRENLSFSVIKNENKEKFILKYLDDNEEKSGIIYASTRKEVDNLFNMLSKKGHSVGKYHAGMSDNEREKSQEEFLYDDIKIMVATNAFGMGIDKSNVRFVIHYNMPKNIEAYYQEAGRAGRDGESGECILLFGPRDTILQKYFIEQTVFNEERKINEYRKLQSMVDYCHTTRCLRKYILEYFGEENIKDTCDNCSNCNSDSEIIDITIEAQKIFSCIYRMRERYGVTLIAEVLRGSKNQKVLNLNFDKLSTYAIMKNYTINGIKDLINVLIAEDYLNLTEEEFAVVKLKNKAIEVLKNKQKVTQKVYKKKEKLQVDTSLFDMLRDVRKKIAQREAVPPYIVFADTSLKDMSEKIPLNKEEMLNIKGVGEKKFERYGEEFLNVLIEYNNENKIRNSEDIAITQEGKEKDDKIPSHVVTLNMYNEGKSLDEISQRRGLKLLTVQDHLMRCGLEGLEVNWDIFIPQKYEKLILEKIQEAATDRLKPIKELLPDEVDYNAIKAVLCKYKNAQ from the coding sequence ATGCAAGCAGAAGAAATTTTAAAAAGGTATTATGGATATAGTGAATTTAGAAAAGGCCAGAAGGAGATTATAGATAGTATATTGGAAGGTAGAAGAGATACTTTTGCTATCATGCCAACTGGAGGTGGAAAATCTCTTTGCTACCAAATACCTGCAGTAATGATGAAAGGTCTTACTATTGTTATATCTCCATTGATTTCTCTCATGAAAGATCAAGTAGATTCTTTAAATAGTTTAGGTATATCGGCAGGAGTTATAAATAGTAGTCAAAGTATAAATGAAGTAAAAGACACGATACATAAAGCCGCTTTTGGAAAATTGAAACTTTTATATGTAGCTCCAGAAAGGTTGGAGGTAGAATCTTTTTATAGATTATTTGAGACTTTAAATGTCTCTCAAATTGCTGTAGATGAAGCTCATTGTGCTTCACAATGGGGTCATGATTTTAGAGGAAGTTATAGATCAATTGCTCCCTTCATTAAGAGATTTAATCCAAGGCCAGTTATATCTGCCTTTACAGCAACAGCAACTACAGATGTTAGAGAAGATGTTATAAATCTTTTAACATTAAATAAGCCTAATGTCTTTGTAACAGGATTTGATAGAGAAAATCTTTCTTTTTCTGTTATAAAAAATGAAAATAAAGAAAAGTTTATATTGAAATATTTAGATGACAATGAAGAAAAATCTGGTATAATTTATGCATCAACTCGGAAAGAAGTAGATAACCTATTCAATATGCTTAGTAAAAAAGGTCACTCTGTGGGCAAATATCATGCTGGTATGAGTGACAATGAAAGAGAAAAAAGTCAAGAAGAGTTTTTATATGATGATATTAAAATAATGGTGGCTACAAATGCATTTGGAATGGGAATAGATAAATCCAATGTTAGGTTTGTCATTCATTATAATATGCCTAAAAATATTGAGGCTTACTACCAAGAAGCAGGAAGAGCGGGAAGAGACGGAGAAAGTGGAGAATGTATTTTATTATTTGGTCCAAGAGATACTATTCTTCAAAAATATTTTATTGAACAAACAGTTTTTAATGAAGAAAGAAAGATAAATGAATATAGAAAGCTTCAATCAATGGTGGATTACTGCCACACTACTAGATGCTTAAGGAAGTACATATTAGAATATTTTGGAGAAGAAAATATTAAAGATACTTGTGATAATTGCAGTAATTGTAATAGTGACAGTGAAATTATTGATATTACGATAGAAGCTCAAAAAATATTTTCTTGTATATATAGAATGAGAGAAAGATATGGTGTTACTCTCATAGCAGAAGTTCTTAGAGGGTCTAAAAATCAAAAAGTATTGAACTTAAATTTTGATAAATTGTCTACTTATGCAATCATGAAAAATTACACAATAAATGGTATAAAAGACTTGATAAATGTACTTATTGCAGAGGATTATTTAAATTTAACAGAAGAGGAATTTGCAGTAGTTAAACTTAAAAATAAAGCAATAGAAGTTCTTAAAAATAAACAAAAAGTTACACAAAAGGTTTATAAGAAAAAAGAAAAACTTCAAGTGGATACATCCTTATTTGATATGCTTCGTGATGTTAGAAAGAAAATTGCTCAAAGAGAAGCTGTTCCACCATATATAGTATTTGCTGATACTTCCCTAAAGGATATGAGTGAAAAGATACCTTTAAATAAAGAAGAAATGTTAAATATTAAAGGGGTAGGGGAAAAGAAATTTGAAAGATATGGTGAAGAGTTTTTAAATGTTTTAATAGAGTATAACAATGAAAATAAAATTAGAAACTCTGAAGACATTGCAATAACTCAAGAAGGTAAAGAAAAAGATGATAAAATACCAAGTCATGTTGTAACTTTAAATATGTATAATGAAGGCAAGTCTTTAGATGAAATTTCACAAAGAAGAGGTTTAAAACTCCTTACTGTGCAAGATCACTTGATGAGATGTGGCTTGGAAGGATTAGAAGTAAATTGGGATATATTTATTCCCCAAAAGTATGAAAAGCTTATCTTAGAAAAGATTCAAGAAGCTGCTACTGATAGACTTAAACCTATTAAGGAATTGTTGCCAGATGAAGTGGATTACAATGCTATAAAAGCGGTTTTATGTAAATACAAAAATGCACAATAG
- the ytfJ gene encoding GerW family sporulation protein yields MDNHPIEGLMKSTLENLKDMIDVNTIVGDTIETKDGTLIIPISCVSLGFAAGGSEFYQKNVPSTDIKYPFGGGSGSGVTVKPIAFLVIKGDMIRLLPVNQKNTYDKLVDSIPQIIDTLKNSFSQKSCKKNKEEIKQEIKDAVEQELKREVTVEE; encoded by the coding sequence TTGGATAATCATCCTATAGAAGGTCTAATGAAAAGCACATTAGAAAATTTGAAAGATATGATTGATGTTAACACTATAGTAGGTGATACTATTGAAACAAAGGACGGAACTCTAATCATTCCTATATCTTGTGTATCTTTAGGGTTTGCTGCTGGTGGAAGTGAATTTTACCAAAAAAATGTTCCCTCTACTGATATAAAATATCCTTTTGGTGGTGGATCCGGTTCTGGAGTTACTGTAAAGCCTATAGCCTTTTTAGTTATAAAGGGAGACATGATAAGACTCCTTCCTGTTAATCAAAAGAATACATATGATAAACTTGTAGATAGTATTCCTCAGATAATTGATACATTAAAAAACTCATTTTCTCAAAAATCTTGCAAAAAAAACAAAGAAGAAATTAAACAAGAAATTAAAGATGCAGTTGAACAGGAGTTAAAAAGAGAAGTAACTGTAGAGGAATAG
- the scpB gene encoding SMC-Scp complex subunit ScpB produces the protein MNVNDINQVEMNEASTKERYFSIIESLLFVSGEPLAYKEIASIINCSETYTKDLLEQFREKYELEDRGLTLININDEYMFVTKSENSDYIQKLLKTNSRQGLSKAALETLAIVVYRQPITRIEIDEIRGVKSDKAIQTLSEKNLIKEAGRKKVPGRPIMYATTDEFLKHFGLENLNQMPLLESFIDYDKASTSIEEETTMSVEE, from the coding sequence ATGAACGTTAATGACATAAATCAAGTTGAAATGAATGAAGCATCTACTAAAGAAAGATATTTTTCAATAATAGAATCTTTACTTTTTGTAAGTGGAGAACCATTAGCTTATAAAGAAATAGCTTCAATTATAAATTGTAGTGAAACTTATACTAAAGATTTATTAGAACAATTTAGGGAAAAATATGAATTAGAAGATAGAGGATTAACCCTTATAAATATTAATGATGAGTATATGTTTGTAACAAAGTCTGAAAATAGCGATTACATACAAAAACTTTTAAAAACCAATTCTAGACAAGGTTTGTCTAAAGCAGCTTTAGAGACCCTTGCAATAGTAGTTTATAGACAACCTATAACAAGAATAGAGATTGACGAAATTAGGGGGGTTAAGAGTGATAAGGCTATTCAAACTTTAAGCGAAAAAAATTTAATTAAAGAGGCAGGAAGAAAAAAAGTTCCTGGAAGACCAATTATGTACGCAACAACAGATGAATTTTTAAAACATTTTGGTCTTGAAAATTTAAATCAAATGCCTCTTTTAGAGAGTTTTATAGATTATGATAAAGCATCAACATCTATTGAAGAAGAAACTACTATGTCTGTAGAGGAATAG
- a CDS encoding segregation/condensation protein A — MTLNIKIENFEGPFDLLLHLIKKNEMDIYDIKIYEITTQYLKYLDNMKEVDLEITSEFIVMAATLLEIKSRMLLPKVKDEENEEENDPRKELITKLIEYKKYKMAAEFLEKKEEKVGIVFKKKPEIIEEKKDKTKDEDILKDITILKLFNLYNGLISTYRNKMNTENAMDKEIPLDKFKIEDKMAEITNKIIENKKLYFSRIINNCSSKIEKVVTFLALLELIRLRVVSVVQENNFKEIYVEEISVNER; from the coding sequence ATGACATTGAATATAAAAATTGAGAATTTTGAAGGACCTTTTGATTTGCTTTTACATTTGATTAAAAAAAATGAAATGGATATATATGATATTAAGATTTATGAGATTACTACTCAATATTTAAAGTATTTAGATAACATGAAGGAAGTAGACCTTGAAATTACATCTGAATTTATTGTTATGGCAGCAACTTTACTTGAAATAAAATCTAGAATGCTTCTTCCAAAAGTTAAAGATGAAGAAAATGAGGAGGAGAATGATCCTAGAAAAGAACTAATAACCAAGTTGATAGAATATAAGAAATATAAGATGGCTGCTGAATTTTTAGAAAAAAAGGAAGAGAAAGTAGGCATTGTTTTTAAGAAAAAGCCTGAAATAATAGAAGAGAAAAAGGATAAAACTAAAGATGAGGATATATTAAAAGATATAACAATTCTAAAATTATTCAATTTGTATAATGGATTAATATCTACATATAGAAACAAAATGAATACTGAAAATGCAATGGATAAAGAGATACCCTTAGATAAATTTAAAATTGAGGATAAAATGGCTGAAATCACTAATAAGATAATAGAAAATAAAAAGTTATATTTCTCTAGAATTATAAATAATTGTTCAAGCAAAATTGAAAAAGTAGTTACTTTTTTAGCATTATTAGAACTTATAAGATTAAGAGTGGTGTCTGTAGTACAAGAAAATAACTTTAAAGAAATATATGTAGAGGAGATAAGTGTTAATGAACGTTAA
- a CDS encoding D-alanyl-D-alanine carboxypeptidase family protein has translation MKLKNTICVFLCALIFFSIPVNSVKANPMYINARSAIAIDSKSKCVLYEKNSDMIVSIASTTKIMTTLVALKYGNLDEKFEISSNAANIHGSEVGYKKGEMITLRELLYGLMLRSGNDAAIAIAEGMCGSVDEFSKLMNEYAEEIGVTNSHFESPHGLDRQYHYSTAYDLALITAKAKEEPLFNKIVSVKDVEASEHGFTRSYHNINKILYQIPDANGVKTGYTGDAGKCLVSSVDMGEDDIIIVVLNCTPRWSETKKIYDYIKNNYEFKKVVNKDQIIEKYNYDENKQVSLISDEDIILPFKKGENYETKVIKPKVINSTIYPEDYFGKFVLYKNGEAIFQKDLKCKIDDKSSSKRRNIFKSIFK, from the coding sequence ATGAAATTAAAAAATACTATATGTGTATTTTTATGTGCCTTAATTTTTTTTAGTATTCCAGTAAATAGTGTAAAAGCAAATCCAATGTATATTAATGCTAGAAGTGCAATTGCTATAGATAGTAAATCAAAATGTGTATTGTATGAAAAAAATTCAGATATGATAGTGTCTATTGCAAGTACAACAAAGATTATGACTACATTGGTAGCTTTAAAATATGGAAATTTAGATGAAAAGTTTGAAATTTCATCTAATGCAGCAAATATTCATGGTTCAGAAGTAGGATATAAAAAAGGAGAAATGATAACATTAAGAGAGCTTTTATATGGTCTTATGTTAAGATCAGGTAATGATGCTGCTATTGCAATAGCAGAAGGTATGTGCGGTAGTGTAGACGAATTTTCGAAGCTTATGAATGAATATGCTGAGGAAATAGGTGTTACAAATTCTCATTTTGAATCTCCTCATGGATTGGATAGACAATATCATTATTCTACTGCATATGATTTAGCTTTAATAACAGCCAAAGCTAAAGAGGAACCTTTATTTAATAAAATTGTAAGTGTGAAAGATGTAGAAGCTTCAGAACATGGTTTTACTAGAAGCTATCACAATATAAATAAAATATTGTATCAAATTCCTGATGCTAATGGTGTTAAAACTGGGTACACAGGTGATGCAGGTAAGTGTCTAGTTAGTTCTGTAGATATGGGAGAAGATGACATTATTATAGTGGTACTTAATTGTACTCCACGATGGAGTGAAACAAAAAAGATATATGATTATATAAAAAATAATTATGAATTTAAAAAAGTAGTAAATAAAGATCAAATTATAGAAAAATATAATTATGATGAAAATAAACAGGTAAGTTTAATAAGTGATGAGGATATAATTCTTCCTTTTAAGAAGGGGGAAAATTATGAAACAAAAGTAATAAAACCTAAGGTTATAAATTCAACTATATATCCAGAAGATTATTTTGGTAAATTTGTATTATATAAAAATGGCGAAGCTATTTTTCAGAAAGATTTAAAATGCAAAATAGATGACAAATCTTCTTCTAAACGTAGAAATATATTTAAAAGTATATTTAAATAA
- a CDS encoding DUF2953 domain-containing protein yields the protein MIWLLIILILIFFPFPILVNIRYKNSSLLIYLFKIKVYPRKKIKKTLKNKSNKFKNYSINQYMCIWNSIKTNPFKPNLNFDLHITYGLDDAAKTAIFNGILWSFSSILYNLFDSAFNIKKFKLDIKPNFDKSILYINIKSIIFINIAKIIYISLILFLSLKFKYKISLKPKEVI from the coding sequence GTGATTTGGTTATTAATTATATTAATTTTAATATTTTTTCCTTTTCCTATATTAGTAAATATAAGATATAAAAATTCATCCCTTTTAATATATCTGTTTAAAATTAAAGTATATCCAAGAAAAAAAATAAAAAAAACCTTAAAAAATAAATCAAATAAATTTAAAAATTATTCTATAAATCAGTATATGTGTATATGGAATAGTATAAAAACAAATCCATTCAAGCCAAATTTAAATTTTGATTTACATATAACTTATGGACTTGACGATGCTGCAAAAACAGCGATATTTAACGGTATACTATGGAGCTTTTCTTCGATTTTATATAATTTATTTGATTCAGCTTTTAATATTAAAAAATTCAAATTGGATATTAAGCCGAATTTTGATAAATCTATCTTATACATAAATATTAAAAGTATAATTTTTATTAATATAGCTAAAATTATCTACATAAGTCTTATATTGTTTTTATCATTAAAATTTAAATATAAAATTTCTTTAAAACCAAAGGAGGTAATTTAA
- a CDS encoding radical SAM/SPASM domain-containing protein gives MKKFKKIYIEITNVCNLACKFCPQTKRKPEFMKLETFSKILDEIKPHGKYVYFHVKGEPLLHPEIDKFLDLSHEKGFKVNITTNGTLINKVKDMIITKPALRQVNFSLHSFDGNEDSKNKDEYINNILLFVNEANKKTDILVSLRLWNLDKNNILNLQKKKNHELLEIIEKEFNLDYKIEEKILPGRGIKLSDRIYLNQDNEFKWPDLKEEEDDGKGFCYGLRNQIAILVDGTVVPCCLDGEGVLNLGNINENHFSQIIESNRSNNIFNGFSKREAVEELCRKCGYRKKFG, from the coding sequence ATGAAAAAATTCAAAAAAATATATATTGAAATCACAAATGTATGTAATCTGGCATGTAAATTTTGTCCACAAACCAAACGGAAACCTGAATTCATGAAATTAGAAACTTTTAGTAAGATATTAGACGAGATAAAACCTCATGGTAAATATGTATATTTTCATGTAAAAGGAGAACCTCTTCTTCACCCTGAAATAGATAAATTTTTAGATTTAAGTCATGAAAAAGGTTTTAAAGTTAATATAACCACTAATGGAACGCTTATAAATAAAGTTAAAGATATGATAATTACGAAGCCAGCATTAAGACAAGTCAATTTTTCATTACATAGTTTTGACGGAAATGAAGACTCTAAAAATAAAGATGAATATATAAATAATATTCTCTTATTTGTAAATGAAGCTAATAAAAAAACAGACATATTAGTATCTTTAAGATTATGGAACCTAGATAAAAATAATATACTAAATCTTCAAAAGAAAAAAAATCATGAATTGCTTGAAATAATTGAGAAAGAGTTTAACCTAGATTATAAAATTGAAGAGAAAATACTTCCAGGTAGAGGCATTAAACTATCTGATAGGATATATTTAAATCAAGATAATGAATTTAAGTGGCCTGATTTAAAAGAGGAAGAAGATGATGGCAAAGGTTTTTGTTATGGGCTTAGAAATCAAATAGCTATACTTGTAGACGGAACTGTTGTACCTTGCTGCCTCGATGGTGAGGGAGTTCTTAATCTTGGAAACATAAATGAGAATCATTTTTCACAAATAATAGAAAGTAACCGTTCTAATAATATTTTTAATGGTTTTTCAAAGCGAGAAGCCGTTGAAGAACTCTGTAGAAAGTGTGGATATAGAAAAAAATTTGGTTAA